In Microbacterium enclense, one genomic interval encodes:
- a CDS encoding MFS transporter: protein MSDTMTREQRVVLTIAVLASFVSFLDGTVVNVALPAIAADLGGGLTTQQWVVDAYLVTLGAFILVAGSFSDVLGRVLVLRIGLIGFGLTSVAIAAAPTAEFLIVARALQGVAGALLVPSSLALITSTFRGPAQARAIGIWTGATTIAMLAGPLVGGLFVDTLSWRLVFLVNVLPIAVTLWLLLRLGHADHRRAGARVDILGAVLCATGLGGIVFALIEQPGLGWSSPVIWMPGVLGILSFAGFLVRQRLARQPMMPLGLFRSRNFWAGNLATVFVYAALSLNGFVVSVYLQQGAGLSATLAGLASLPSTVLMILLSSRMGALAGRWGPRLFMTLGPLVMAGGALLLLRVSPAFDYWTQVLPGIVIFGLGLTATVSPLTAAVLGAIETERSGIASAVNNVVSRVAGLLAIAAVSAVVDGSLDLDGFHRAAMFTAVLMVLGGAASFLGIRNHLSRRD from the coding sequence ATGAGCGACACGATGACCCGCGAACAACGCGTGGTCCTGACGATCGCCGTCCTGGCATCCTTCGTCTCGTTCCTCGACGGGACGGTCGTCAACGTCGCGCTCCCGGCGATCGCGGCGGATCTGGGAGGCGGCCTCACCACGCAGCAATGGGTCGTGGACGCCTACCTCGTCACACTCGGCGCTTTCATCCTGGTCGCGGGTTCTTTCAGCGACGTCCTGGGCCGCGTGCTCGTCCTCCGGATCGGCCTGATCGGCTTCGGCCTGACCTCCGTCGCGATCGCCGCCGCGCCGACGGCGGAGTTCCTCATCGTCGCGCGAGCTCTGCAGGGTGTCGCGGGGGCGCTCCTCGTGCCCAGCTCGCTCGCCCTCATCACCTCGACGTTCCGCGGCCCGGCTCAGGCGCGGGCGATCGGGATCTGGACGGGAGCGACGACCATCGCGATGCTGGCCGGCCCGCTCGTGGGCGGTCTCTTCGTCGACACCCTATCGTGGCGCCTGGTGTTCCTCGTGAACGTCCTCCCGATCGCGGTGACCCTGTGGTTGTTGCTCCGCCTCGGCCACGCCGACCACCGCCGCGCGGGGGCGCGGGTCGACATCCTCGGCGCCGTGCTGTGCGCCACAGGGCTGGGCGGGATCGTCTTCGCGCTCATCGAGCAGCCCGGTCTCGGGTGGTCTTCGCCGGTGATCTGGATGCCGGGCGTGCTCGGCATCCTGTCGTTCGCGGGGTTCCTCGTGCGCCAGCGCCTCGCCCGGCAGCCGATGATGCCGCTGGGCCTGTTTCGCTCACGGAACTTCTGGGCGGGAAATCTCGCGACGGTGTTCGTCTATGCGGCCCTCTCGCTCAACGGGTTCGTCGTGAGCGTCTACCTGCAGCAGGGCGCGGGGCTGTCGGCGACGCTCGCGGGTCTCGCGTCGCTGCCGAGCACGGTCCTCATGATCCTGCTGAGTTCGCGCATGGGGGCCCTCGCCGGGCGGTGGGGTCCCCGGCTGTTCATGACCCTCGGCCCGCTCGTCATGGCCGGCGGCGCGCTGCTGCTGCTGCGGGTGAGTCCCGCGTTCGATTACTGGACGCAGGTCCTCCCCGGCATCGTCATCTTCGGTCTGGGCCTCACGGCGACGGTCTCACCCCTCACCGCGGCCGTGCTCGGCGCGATCGAGACCGAGCGATCGGGGATCGCCTCCGCGGTCAACAACGTGGTCTCCCGTGTCGCCGGACTCCTCGCCATCGCCGCCGTCTCCGCGGTGGTGGACGGATCGCTGGACCTCGACGGCTTCCACCGGGCCGCGATGTTCACCGCGGTGCTCATGGTGCTCGGGGGCGCGGCGTCGTTCCTCGGCATCCGGAACCACCTGTCGCGTCGCGATTGA
- the truB gene encoding tRNA pseudouridine(55) synthase TruB: protein MVHAGILLVDKPGGITSHDVVSRARRALGTRKIGHAGTLDPMATGLLVLGVEGATRLLTYIVGADKTYEATILLGVATDSDDADGVETSRADATAVTDDAIAAGVADLTGEIEQVPSTVSAIKVAGRRAYDLARAGEEVELKARRVTVSRFDIRDTRRGDGVVELDVVVDCTSGTYIRALARDLGRTLGVGGHLTMLRRTRIGSFDVAAAASVDDIAEERLVNPATAASVVVGALAVGEDEARDLRHGKRIDGGGRLTGAVAAAIDPDGRLVGIVEKRGTQLKSVMNMPEEGVR from the coding sequence GCGCGCCCTCGGCACCCGCAAGATCGGGCACGCCGGCACCCTCGATCCCATGGCCACGGGTCTGCTCGTGCTCGGCGTCGAGGGGGCGACCCGGCTGCTGACCTACATCGTCGGTGCCGACAAGACCTACGAGGCCACGATCCTCCTCGGCGTCGCCACCGACAGCGACGACGCCGACGGGGTCGAGACCTCGAGGGCGGATGCCACCGCCGTCACCGACGACGCCATCGCCGCGGGCGTCGCCGACCTCACGGGCGAGATCGAGCAGGTGCCGAGCACGGTGTCGGCGATCAAGGTCGCCGGGCGGCGCGCGTACGATCTCGCCCGCGCGGGCGAAGAGGTCGAGTTGAAGGCGCGGCGCGTGACCGTGTCGCGTTTCGACATTCGCGACACGCGCCGCGGCGACGGAGTCGTCGAGCTCGACGTCGTCGTCGACTGCACCAGCGGAACCTACATCCGCGCGCTCGCGCGCGACCTCGGCCGGACCCTCGGCGTGGGCGGGCACCTGACCATGCTCCGCCGCACGCGGATCGGATCCTTCGACGTCGCCGCCGCGGCATCCGTCGACGACATCGCCGAGGAGCGCCTCGTGAACCCGGCGACCGCAGCCTCCGTCGTCGTGGGCGCTCTCGCCGTCGGCGAGGACGAAGCGCGCGACCTGCGTCACGGCAAGCGCATCGACGGCGGTGGGCGCTTGACCGGGGCCGTCGCCGCAGCGATCGATCCTGACGGCCGACTGGTCGGCATCGTCGAGAAGCGCGGAACGCAGCTGAAGAGCGTCATGAACATGCCGGAGGAGGGCGTCCGATGA
- a CDS encoding bifunctional riboflavin kinase/FAD synthetase, with protein MIVFRDAAEVPAGFGPSVVAIGKFDGVHTGHRAVIDRARVDASDGAKVVAVTFDRNPLSVLRPDRCPPDVIGPHQKLELLERAGVDATLLLTFDEALATLPAEEFVRRFLVDALHARTVLVGSDFRFGAGGAGDPALLQRLGGEHGFRVDVVEDVRAVHADRRVSSTWIREALSAGDVTTAARLLGRAPSVWGEVVHGLKRGRELGYPTANLSHDLEGFVPADGVYAGWLVDVEGGRRISYPAAISVGTNPTFDDVHARQVEAYVLDETDLDLYGHHVELRFVERVREMTAFDGIDALLVQMADDVERTRAILR; from the coding sequence GTGATCGTCTTCCGCGACGCCGCGGAGGTGCCCGCGGGCTTCGGCCCGTCGGTCGTCGCGATCGGCAAGTTCGACGGTGTGCACACGGGGCACCGTGCGGTCATCGACCGCGCGCGCGTCGATGCCTCCGACGGTGCCAAGGTCGTCGCGGTGACCTTCGATCGCAACCCGCTCAGCGTGCTGCGGCCCGACCGGTGCCCGCCCGACGTCATCGGCCCGCACCAGAAACTCGAACTGCTCGAGCGCGCGGGAGTGGATGCCACCCTGCTGCTGACCTTCGACGAGGCCCTCGCCACGCTCCCGGCGGAGGAGTTCGTGCGCCGGTTCCTCGTCGACGCGCTGCACGCACGGACGGTGCTCGTGGGCAGCGACTTCCGGTTCGGAGCCGGGGGAGCCGGCGACCCCGCGCTGCTCCAGCGTCTGGGGGGTGAGCACGGTTTCCGCGTCGACGTCGTGGAGGATGTGCGCGCCGTGCACGCCGATCGCCGCGTGTCGTCGACGTGGATTCGCGAGGCACTGTCCGCGGGGGATGTGACCACCGCGGCACGCCTCCTGGGCCGGGCACCCTCCGTGTGGGGAGAGGTCGTGCACGGACTCAAGCGCGGACGCGAGCTCGGATACCCGACGGCGAACCTCTCGCACGACCTCGAAGGGTTCGTGCCTGCCGACGGTGTGTACGCCGGCTGGCTGGTCGACGTCGAGGGGGGCCGGCGCATCAGCTACCCCGCCGCGATCAGCGTCGGCACGAACCCGACGTTCGACGACGTCCATGCCCGTCAGGTCGAGGCCTACGTGCTGGACGAGACCGACCTCGACCTCTATGGGCACCACGTCGAGCTGCGCTTCGTCGAGCGGGTCCGCGAGATGACGGCATTCGACGGCATCGACGCCCTGCTCGTGCAGATGGCCGACGACGTCGAGCGCACGCGCGCGATCCTGCGCTGA